The DNA region TGAATAATCAAGACCCAGGCTTGGTTTCTGAGGCAGACATGGGGTCAAAAGGCTGTGTGAGCGGCATCTTGCCAGGACGTTTTGCGGCTGGTGGCAGATCCCGTCTTCAAGGGGGAAGCCGCTCCCGCACGGCTGTTTTTCCATCCCAAGAATTGCCGGCGTGGTCAGCGGAGTTCATACCGCAGTGCGCCCTCAATCTCCCTCAAATGCGCCTCATCCGCGATCTTCTGCCCTTCCAGATCACGTACATAGAATACATCCGCGATCTGATCGCCCTTTGTGGCGATCTTGGCGATCCGGATATCCAGGCGGAGATCGAACAGGGTCTTGGTAATCAGGTGCAGGAGCCCCACCCGGTCATCGGCAAACACCTCGATCAAGGTGAAAAAATCAGAAGACCTGTTGTCGATGACGACCTGAGGGGGTCGGGAGGGCTTTTCATGATTCGACAGAACAGATGACGCCCGCTTCTGGCCCAGGCGGTAGGCCAGGGAGAGCTTCCCCTCGAACGTACGCTCCAGGTCGAGTCTCACCTTGTCCCAGGTAGCTTCCGGGTGGATCGTGTCGAGGGGTTGGGTTGCCTTGAAGATATCCACTGCGGTCCCGTCTCTCCAGGTGTAGATATCGGCGGAAAGGATATTGACGCTGTTTAAGGCCAGCACGCCCGCCATGTCCGCGAAGAGCCCGGGCCTGTCCTCTGCCAGAAAGGTGATGACCGAGCAATCCTCCACAGGGTTCTCCCTGGCCTCCAAGAAGAAAGGATATCCCGTATGTTTGTTCGCCCTGTCCCTCATCCCCAGGACCATTTCAATATGCCGGACAATGTCCCGGGGCGTACTGTTCAGGAGGTACCTCGGAGACATCACCTCAAAGTAAGGGTCCGGGTCCACGCCCTTGTCCAGCAGGGCCGGCTCTCGACGAACCTGATCCATGGTCTCCCGGACCTTTTCCGAGGCGTTCGGGGTTGCCAGCTCTCCCCTCTCAAGGATGTTGAGGACCTTAAAAAAGAGTTCCTGCACCAGATTGGCGATCCAGTCGTTCCAGGCACGGGGCCCGGTTGCCCTGGAATCGGCCCATGTGAGGAGGTAGAGCATTCGGAGCCTCTCAGGGCTTCCGATCAACCGCGCACAGTGGACAACGGATTTTTCATCGCCGAGATCCCTGCGGGTGGCGGTCTCCACCAGGAGGAGATGATGCCGGATCAGAAAGAGGACCTCCTCGGTCGCTTCACCGGGATACCGGAACCGTTTCATGATCCTGCGGGCAATCTCCGCCCCCCTTACCGCGTGTTCCTTTCCGATCTTGCCGATGTCATGAAAGAGACCGGCCAAAAGGAGCGGCTCGGGATCCGGGATTTCCAGAAGAATATCCAGAAGGAATATCTCCTTCTCCCCATGGATGCCCTTGAGATGCCTGACGGTTTCGAGGGAATGCCGGCCGACCGGAAAGGTGTGGTAGGCGTCAAATTGCACCCGGTCGGCGATCCGGGCAAATTCAGGGACAAAGGCCGACAGGAAACCGAGCTCCTGCATCTGGATCAGGACCTCAAAGGTATGACGGCCGTTAATAATCTTGAGGAACCCCCTGACCGCCTCTTTCGATCGTCTGAAACCCTCATCCACAAGGGACAGAAACTCTGAAACCAGTCTGCGCGCCTCCAGGGAGAGGGGGCACCCGGTTCGCGAACTCTCTTCAAACAGGGTCATGAGAAGGAGGGGCTTGGTCAATATTGCGGTGGCTGAGTCGAAGCCGATTTCCCCCTGGTGGACATGAAGGCCCTCTGCGACCTCCACGGGTTCAACCCTTTTCCACAGGCCTCTCTCTCTGGGGAGATGGGCCCTGACAAAGGCGCGGTTCAAGGCCTTGACAGAGGCCATGGCGGCATGGAGATCCCCCATGAACTGTTCCACCGCCAACAGGTCCCTGTGATCCCGGTAGCCGAGTCTCGGGGCGGTCTTTTCCTGGTATTCAAAGTTGAGCCGGTCGTTTTTCCTTCCTGATAATTGATGGAGATGGTTTCGAACGAGCCAGATCAATGTCAGATCATGCCGCAATCCCAGGTATTCATTATGGGAGAGCTTGCCCGTGTATTCCAGGTCTCTTGGCGTCATCAGTTGAAAAAAGGCCTTGGCGATCCAGAGGATGTGATGATAGTCCCTCAACCCTCCGATACCCTCTTTCAGATCGGGCTCCAGGACCACGCTGGCATCCCCGTTGTTTTCCATACGGATCTGATGCAAGTCTTCCAGCCATCTGGCAAAGGCGGTCCTCCTTTTTGCAACGACCTTTTTTTGAATACCGGCCATGAGATCCAGAAAAAGCGGCGAGTCACCGCACAGAAAGCGGGCATCCATCATGGATGTGAGGACCTCGAAATCGTCTTTTGAAAGTCTGAGGCAATCCTTGATGGTGCGGGTCCCATATCCGAGATCAAGGCCCAGGTCCCAGAGGGGATAGAGGATCTCCTCTGTCAATCCCTTGGCCAGTTCCGGGATGTGGGAGCCGAACAGGATCAGGACGTCCACATCCGAATGGAGCGAGAGTTCTTTTCTGCCGTAGCCGCCTACAGCCAAGAGGGCGAACGGGGTCTTGTTGGAGAACAGTCGCTGTCCAGCCCCGCTCTCCACAAGACTTGAGCGGAAGTACTGGTCCACAATCTCGGTATGCCACGCCTGCAGGTCGCCCATTTCCCTGGACGAAGGGAGGCGTGAGATCAGCCGGGTTCTGGACTCCTTGAGTTCTTCAAAAGCGGACATTTCAATTGATGATTGATGATTGTTGATTTATCTCATGTGGATGCAGGCACAGAGATGAAAGTCCCAGGCGTTGCCATTCGACATCAGCTATCAGCCATGAGCGATGGGCTATCAACCAGAATTTGGTCCCGCTGTTGCCGAGATCTGCGTTTCGCTTCGACCGCGACCCGTATCCGGTATCCGGCACCCGGTTAAATCGCCTCTTTTCCGGTCTCCCCCGTACGGATGCGGAGGACCTCCTCCACCGGATACACAAAGACCTTGCCGTCACCGATCTGCCCTGTCCGGGCTCTTTCCTGGATCATCTTGACCGCCTCCGGCACCAGACTCGCCTCCATGACCACCTCGATCTTGACCTTGGACACAAAGTCCACCTGATATTCCGCCCCCCGGTAGACCTCTTTGTGCCCCCTTTGACGGCCGAACCCTTTGACCTCACTGACGGTGAGCCCCCTGACCCCGATACTGGTCAGCCCATCCTTCACATCATCCAATTTAAACGGTTTGATAACGGCTTCTATTTTTTTCATGGTATTCACTCCTTGATCCTATCCACAGATTACGCAGCATTCCTTAATTCCCCGATGCCCAAATTCTTCAATTCCTCAATTCCTCAATTCCTGAATTCCCCTTTTTTAAAAGCTGTATCCCGTCTCATTGTGCAGACTGTTGTCCAATCCCTTGATCTCTTCTTCTTCACTCACCCGAAGGCCGATGATTGCATCGACGGCCTTGAGGATGACCAGCGTCATGACAAATGCAAAGGCCATGGAGGCGATGACCGAGATAAATTGGATCCAGAGCTGCACGGGATTGCCGAAGAAGAGGCCGTCGGCGGCGTTGGGATTGATCGCAGTGCTGGCAAAGAGGCCGGTGGCCAGTGCCCCCCAGGTCCCTCCGACGCCGTGAATGCCGACCACATCCAAAGAATCATCGTATCCCAGCCTCGCCTTCAGGAGTATGCCGCCATAGCAGATGACCCCTGCCACGCCGCCGATGACGACGGCCGACATGGGACTTACGAATCCGGAGGCCGGCGTAATGGCCACCAGCCCTGCCACCGCGCCGCTGGCTGCCCCCAGGGTGGTGGGTTCCCCCCTGTGGCGCCATTCCATGAATATCCAGGTCAGGGCCGCAACCCCGGAGGCCACATGGGTAACCACGAAGGCATTGACCGCCAGTCCGTCACAGGCAAGGGCGCTCCCTGCATTAAACCCGAACCACCCGAACCAGAGGATCGCCGCGCCGGTGATGGTCATGGGGAGGTTATGGGGGATATAGGCGGTGGTCCCATAGCCGTATCGCCTTCCGATAATCAGGGCTGCAGCAAGGGCCGATGCGCCTGAACTGATATGCACCACGGTTCCTCCGGCAAAGTCGAGCGCCCCCATGCGGCCCATCCATCCCCCGACCCCCCAAACCCAGTGGGCGAGGGGATTGTAGACAAAGGTGCTCCACAGGAGGGCGAAGAGGAGAAATGCGCTGAATTTCATCCGTTCTGCAACGGCCCCGGTAATCAACCCCACGGTGATGATGGCAAACATGCACTGGAATATCATGAAGGCAAGATGCGGGATTGTGGTCCCATAGTCAGGGCTGGGGGTCATGCCCACGCCGTTCAGTCCCAACCATTCCAGTCCGCCGATGAGGCCGGCATGGTCTGTTCCAAACGAGAGAGAATATCCCCACAGTACCCACTCCAACGTAATCAGGCCCAGAAGAATAAAGCTTTGCATAAGGGTCCCCAGTACGTTTTTGTGGCGCACCATCCCTCCATAGAAAAGGGCAAGGCCCGGCGTCATGAACATCACCAAGGCTGCCGACATCAATACAAAAGCGGTGTCTCCAGTATCCATCCTCTGATCCCTCCTAGATTTTTTTTAAATAGGAAAAGCAACATATATGCCATGGACCTTCCAATTTATAAAGATTGCAATATCAATGAGTTATGGGCCTGAGGAGGAATTGAGCGATAAGCGTCAAAAACATTTTTGTATTCTATGGATAATTTTAATACAAAATTGTTACTATTCTAAATGCTTTCACCGGTGGGGTATACTGCACGCTTGGCCTTTCATCTTTCGGCACGATTCCGGCCGGAATCCAGAAATGCGGCGGACTGGATTCCGGCTAAGGGCATGCCGGAATGACGGGACAGCACACAGCCGTTTTGGTTGCGGTTATCCGCTTTGGAATTATCCCGACGGAATCTCGGTCTAGAACTTCAGAGAAAAAAGCAAAGAAGGGAAAAGGGGCGGGATTTGAGTTGACGGAAAGATGTTGGAAATGTAATCGTGGAAATGGACCCGGCGAAAAAAGCGTTCAGCGACAAGGCGGCCTGGCGGCCGCAAGCAAACAGGTTTCACCTAAGTGCTCTGGGTCATAAGTTCGGTGACGTATTGCTCAATTGGATCGTATTTTGATATTCGCTTGCCTGGATTCCTGCCTTTGCAGGAATGACCGGCAATAATGACCTCTTGTCGTCCCGGCGAAGCTTGTCCCGGACTCCGATACGGGAGCCGGGATCCAGGGTGGCAGGGTACGTCATCGCATTTATGCCAACGTGTACTGAGGCCCGGAAGTGTCTTGGACTCCCACGGGCAAACTTCTTCGCACGTTCCAGAGGAGCTACGGACAAATGGCCCAGGATCTGAGTTCTCCCAGGGTTTCCAGTTTCGATGACAAGTGACAAAGCCAAATACATATTGATAGGGGTAATTATCCTTTTGGCCTTTCTGTGGTTCAAGAAGGATGACCCCTCTCGTATTTTCGATTCACGGCCGACCGCGCAATCCCTCGACTATAATGTCCCTGATTCCGGTGGGCAATCCAGGCCAGTGGTGGTCTCTGCGGACGAGAAGATTAATATCGATGTCTTTGAAACGGTCCATCCGGCAGTGGTTAACATCGCCACCACCACCCTCGGCATGAATTTCTGGATGGAGGTCATTCCACAGCAGGGGCAGGGCTCCGGTTTTGTCATCGACAACCGGGGCTATATCATGACCAACAATCATGTGGTTGCCAATGCCCAGAACATCACGGTCACCATGGCCGATGGAAAAAAGATCCAGGCTACCCTGGTGGGCCGGGATCCGGCTTCCGACCTGGCGGTCATCCGGATCCCCTCCCGGGAGGTCCACGCCGTGGCCCGGTTGGCGGATTCCGATGGTATCCGCCCGGGGCAGAAGGCGATTGCCATCGGAAATCCCTTCGGGCTGACCCATACCCTCACCACCGGGATTGTCAGCGCCCTTCACCGGAGCATCCGGACAGGCGAGGGCACCCAGATGGACGACCTGATACAGACCGATGCGGCCATCAATCCGGGAAATTCAGGGGGCCCCCTCCTGAATTCCAACGGAGATGTCATCGGGGTCAACACGGCTATTTTCAGCCTCTCCGGCGGATACCAGGGGATCGGTTTCGCCATACCCATTAATCTGGCAAAGGAGGTTGCCACCCAATTGATTACCTCGGGGAGGGTGGCGAGGCCATGGCTCGGTATTTCGGGTATCTCCATCACGAACGATATCTCAAAAGGTCTTGGCCTCAGTGTGCAGGAAGGTGTCCTGGTGGTTCAGGTCATCCGCGGAGGACCTGCTGATCAGGCAGGCCTGAGGGGTGGAAATCGGGAGGTGGCCATCGGCGGGGTCCGGTTTCATTTAGGGGGCGACATCATCACCGCCATCAATGATCATCCAGTCAGAGGGATGGAACAATTGGTCGAACAGATCAATGGGATGCGGGTGGGAGAGACCCTGACGCTTCATATTGTAAGGGGTGGCCGTCAACTGGAGATCAGGGTATTGTTATCTGAACGGCCGTGATGGGATGGCTGACAGCTGATGGCTGATGGTTTGGCGCTTGAGAATTTGAAACCGGATGGGTGGATGAACAGGACGATCGGGATGAGGGTTTTCTGACCTCCGATTTTCGGCGCAGCGGAAGATCCCTCGAACCCCAGATAAGAAAGTGAAGCGGCATTCCCGGATATGGGACCTGAGACAAGAGACAAATCCATCATCCATTTAGATATGGATGCCTTTTATCCGGCTGTGGAGATGCGGGATTGTCCTGATTTGAAGGGGAAACCCGTCATTGTGGGGGGCGGCAGAGAAAGGGGCGTGGTGTCGTCCGCCTCTTATGAGGCCAGGAAATTCGGCGTCCATTCTGCCCAGCCGATGGCCACCGCCATGCGTCTCTGCCCTCATGGAATCTTTCTTCCAGTCAGGATGTCGCGATACAAAGAGATCTCCACACAGATATTCGAAATCTTCCGCTGTTTCACCCCGTTGGTGGAACCGCTCTCCATAGACGAAGCCTTCCTGGATGTTACCGGTGCAGAGCGGCTCGCGGGTCTGCCGCAGGAAATCGCCTTAAAGATCAAGCAGAAGGTACTTAAGGAGACCGGCCTAACGGTCTCGGCGGGTGTGGCCCCTACCAAATTTGTCGCCAAGATCGCCTCTGACATGGATAAGCCCGACGGATTGACCGTCGTGTCTCCGGAGAGGATCAGAGAATTCCTGGATCCCTTGCCTGTGAATAAGATGTGGGGGGTAGGAAAGGCCACGCAACAGGTCCTGGACCGGCTGGGGGTGCAGACATTTCAGGACCTAAGGAAGATATCCATCTCTATACTGGAGAAAACCTTGGGGCGGCACGGCGTCGCCATGCATTATCTCGCCATGGGGATGGATGATCGGGAGGTGACCCCTGAGCGTGAAGTAAAATCCATCGGCCATGAGGAGACCTTTGACAAGGATATCCTGGACCCGGACAAGGCCAAGGGAGAGATCCTCTCCCTGGCAGGGAGGGTCGCCCGCCGGATGCGTCGCGCGGGCGTCAGAGGACAGACCGTTTCGCTGAAGGTGAAATACGCCGATTTTAAACAGATTACCCGGGCCTTAACCCTTCCTGAACCGGTGGATGACAGCGCAGAGATATATGCCGCGGCCTGCCGTCTACTCGGAAAAACCGAGGTGGGTAGAAGGCCCATACGCCTTATCGGCGTCTCCCTGAGCCAGCTGACCTCCCCTGAAGACGATCCTCAACTTTCTCTCTTCAGCCGGGATAGGGCATCCCTCAAGCGAAAGGAATTGAACACGGCCCTGGACCGGATCTGTGACAAATTCGGCGAAAAGGGCATCCGGCCCGGAACGCTTGTGTCCAAGACATGATGCGGGATGTTGGATTCAGGATACTGTTGTTGGATGCCGGTTGATAAGCTGACAAGTGAAGATGGGTAAGCGCGGCTGCGGGACTCAACAGCTTAATTTCGCTTCCAGCCGGACTCAGCTGTATTGCCTGGTGCTCCCGGGTCTCGCGACTGGGCCTCAGGTTTTTAATTCTTTCTCCATTACCAGCGCATCCTGACCTTCCGGGTAAAAGGCGGTTTTGATTCCGCACGCCACGAAACCGTGTTTGCGGAAAAGCGCCTGGCCCGAGAGATTATCCACGGCGGTGTGAAGGACCATCCTTTCCACATGCCGTTCCTTGGCCTTTCTGATGGTTTCTGCCAGGAGGCGATCCCCCACGCCGTGATTTCGCCCCCAAGGTTCCACCGCAATGGCCAGGAGTTCAGATACCCGGGGTGAAGCGGCTTGGCCCATGATTCTTTCCAGCATTGCGTACCCTGCAATCTTCCTTCCCAGAACAGCCACCATTGTGGCGCCGATGCCTGAGAGGAACCAGTTCGGCAGGAGTGTTTCATAGGGACCATATTGCTGGAAGGCCTTTCGGCTTAAGTTCCGGATAAACTCCGCGTCCGATACCTCGGCCGGCCGGATGGCGATTCGAGTCTTGAAAGGGCCCTGCTTTCCGCGATGCAAGGATTTCGAAGCGGGCCGTCCCCCCTCAACCGCACTCGTTGAGGGCCTGCTCCTGACCTGCCTCAGCCGATCCACCCTTTTCTGCTCGCCATATTTTCCGAACCTTCCGGGATTGCCCATGATGTTGAATTGAAGAATGAAAATTGAGGATTGAAAATTGAAAAAGACCGGAAAAATGCATGTGAACATGACAGAAATCCACAATTGCAGCCTATCATTTTGAGTTATTCGAATTGCATTGTGTTTATGAGTTCTACTCCTCCACGGTTTCTCATGACCCACTCCTTAAGTGATATCCACACACGTGGTAAAATATTCAATATGCCTTCTTCACTTTTCAATTTTCTGGTTCGTCCGGGTCAGGTTTTTCCAAAACCTGCCGTGAACCTTGACCGCCCTCCCCACGATCCCCTCAATACTTTCCTCTTCCGAGGGAGTCAGGGCCTGTTGCGCGAGGGGGTCTGAAATCCCGGCCATTTCCCTGATCACTGCCTTTACCGAGCTGCTGAGCCCTTTCAGTTCATATCCTCCTTCCAGGGTCATGACCACCCTGCCGGCGCAACAGGCATCGGCAATCCCCATGATGATTCGCGTTAACCCTGCAAACCCATTCGATGTCACCCGCATGCCCCCCAACGGATCATCGGCATGGATATCAAACCCCGCCGACACCAGGATCAGGTCCGGATCGAACTCCAGTGCGATTGGTTTTAATATTCGCTCGAACACGGCGATGTATTCCCCGTCGCCTTTGCCCGGAGAAAGGGGGACATTCACGGTAAATCCTTCGCCGCTTCCCCTTCCGATCTGTTCGGACGCACCGCTCCCCGGATAATAGGGATACTGATGGGTTGAAAAGTAGAGGTTGGTGGGATCCTCCTCAAAGGAATGCTGGGTTCCATTGCCGTGATGAAGATCCCAGTCCACCACGAGCACCCGTTTAATGCCATGGGATATCTGGGCATGCCTGGCCCCCACCGCCAGATTGTTGAAGAGGCAAAAGCCCATGCCCCTGCTGTGCTCAGCATGGTGGCCCGGCGGCCTGACAAGGGTAAAGGCGTTGTCTATCTCTCCGGATAGAACGGCAGATATTGCATCGCACATGCCCCCGGCGGCCAGGAGCGCGGCCTCGCAGGATCCTTCTGAGACCGCCGTATCCGGATCCAGAGACCGGTATCCCTTTCCGGCGGTGGCCAGGATCATGTCCACATGCCGGGTGGAGTGTATCCGCAGGAGTTCCTCCTTGGTGGCCCGCCTCGCAGGTAAATTCAGGAATATGCCCGCCATCTCAGGGTGTTCCAGCATGGCGTAGATGGCTTTCAACCGTTCGGGGCTCTCCGGATGCCATTTCCCCGGCAGATGATTCAGGTACCTTTCGTCCTTTACAATAGCAGTTTTGCGCATTCTGACAATCCCTTCAAGTCACGTTTCCTCATATTGACGGTTCCGACAGATACGGCAGTAACATAGGACATGATACCCCCAGCCGCACCCGTCAACAGGTTCAAGAAAGTACCCTATCCAAAAACTTTAGGGAAAAGGCCGTATGAAGTCAACAGGGAAGTTGTCGTTTGAACCTCTGTCGGAGCCCAGCATGCCCGCGTCAATAGCTGGTCGACGCTATTCAAAATTGACATGACACTCCTTTTAATCTATTTTAAGGTTCTGGAACTTGGAATCGGTCATCAATCACAGGAAAAAATGGAGGTAACAGGCAATGGCTTACGAACCATCGGATAGAGAAGATGAGTATTTTATGAAACTGGATCAGGAACGGATGGCCAAGATACGTTCCGAACTGGACCGGCAACGACAAGAAGAATCCAAGCTGCATCGTAAAGATGCCCACTGGATGAAGTGCCCCAAATGCGGGCACGACTTGGAGGAAATCAATTATCAGAATGTGATGGTGGATCGATGCCGGAACTGCAAAGGGGTCTGGCTGGATCACGGTGAGCTGGAACTCCTGGGCAAGGGCGATGCAAAGGTAACCAAGGGCTTCCTGCAGAAGGTCTTCGGTTAATGTATCGAGCGCTTTTTGACTGCTTGCCTCCAAACCCGCATACCTTTGCCGGATTTGGAGGTAAGCATCTGAGTTCTACCACCTATTCCTTACCGGAATCCAACAGCACCTATCGCCCACGCTTCGCTCCCCAGTTTTTCAAACATGAGCCGCTCTACCGAATTGCCCTATGTTGGGCCAGGTTTCCGTTTATTTTTTTACCAACCTTATCCTTCAATGGTCACGGAATCGTATCCATGGCAGCGAATGCTGGTTCATGAAGGGGGATCAGGATATCCCCTGCCGTCTTCACGTCATACGGATTTTACCCACTGGCAGCAATTGCATCCATGGGGATACTGATCTGGCCATCAACATCTCTTGCGCCAGTTCCCTTGACTACAATCGCACCTTCACATTGAATCACATGCCCCACCCAGGGGATCCCTGTCTCCACGTCCAGTCCCTTGCCGGACCCAGGCCCCCATTTGAGGCCCGTGACGTCCGGGTATTCTCCCGCAAAACAAGATGGTCACATTTTATTTGACACCCAAGGCCGCTTCACCCATACTCCAAACAGAAAAAGCAAGGTTATATCCGGTGATCACCCTGCGAGGTGTTACATCCAACACGCCGAGGAGCGAAGACCGAGGCGTATTTCTTCATGTGCCGCAGGGAGGAGCAAAGCGATTAGGATATCCGGAGAATGAACGAGGAGGGCCGTGTGATCAAGAAAGGCGCCGTGGCGCTGACTCTTTTTGCCGTCATGCTTGTCGGCATGGTCGGGTGCAGCCGAAACGAGGATCCGAAGCCCCTTGAGAAACTCACCCTTGCCGTGACGCCCTGGCCCGCTTCCGCGCCTCTGTATGTTGCGCACGAGAGGGGCTATTTCAGGGACGAAGGGCTCGATGTAACCCTCCATCCCTATGTATCGGGGCACCTTGGGCTGGATGCGGTGCTCGCGGGGAAGGCGGAACTCGCCACGGCCGGTGAAACACCGATCGCCCTGGCCGCCATGGAAGGAAAGCCGCTTTCGGTGGCCGCCACGGTTTGCGAAATCGATCGGGCGATCCTGATCATCGCGAGGAAGGACAGGGGCATTTCCAAACCCTGTGATCTCAGGGGGAGGAGAGTCGGCGTGGTGGAGGGCACGACCGCACATTTTTTCCTCCACATCTACCTGATTACCTCCCATGTGGATCCGAATGACATCATAATGGTTCCCATTGCGGCAGACAGGGTGGTCGATGTCTTGCTGAACGGGGAGGTTGATGCGGTCAGCACCTGGACGCCTCACACCATCATGCTCCTGGACAGGCTTGGGAGCAATGCCCTCGTGCTTCACGACGCGAACATTTACACCATGACATGGAATCTTGTGGCTGCCCAGGATTTCGTCAAGACACATCCCGGGCGGATCGTGAAGTTCCTTCGGGCCGTGGTGACGGCAAATGAATTTATCGCAGAAAAACCGGAAGAGGCCATGGCCGTGGTCGCCGCGGCCATCGGTGCAGAAAGCCCCCTGTTCGAGAAGGAATGGAAGGACTTCAAGTTTGTCACCGTGCTGGAACAGAGTCTGATCGTGAATCTGGAAGATCAGGCGCGTTGGTTCAGGAAGAGAAGTTCCAGCAAGCGCACGACGCCTCCCGACTTCACATATTTCATCCATACCGACGGCCTGAAGGCAGTGCGACCTGAAGCGGTCGGGATCACCGGCACATAGGGGACGGTAATGAATATCGGCTCCAAATTGAAGCTTGCGGCCCTGGTTCCCTTGCTCGTGTCCCTGGTCACCGGCCTTGCGCTCCTCTTCTCCTACAGGGCAATAGATCGGGCCTGGGATGAGGGCCAAAGGACCAAGCAACTCATGAACAGCATGAATGAGTTGAACAGCCTGGCCAGGTACTACATGCTCTATCCCGAGAATCGACCCAAGCGGCAATTCCTCAGCGAATACGATTCCATGACCGAAATCATCGCCTCCCTCCAATTTCGGGACAAGGTCCAGCAGGGGCTCCTGCAAGGCATTCGGGACAATAGCGAATCCGTGAGGAAGGCATTCCTCAGGCTGGTTGCCGTCTACGAACGACCCGCCCCGGCCGAGCGCTATGCCCTGTCCAGGGAAGCGGAGGAGCGGTTGATCGGGCGGATACTGACAAGGGCGCGTGACGTGCTGTCCGATGCACTGCGGCTCGAAGCCCTGATCGATGGCGAGATAGCGAATACCCAGCGAAGGGTGAGTTGGCTTGTTATTTTCATTCTCGTGACCACAGGCGTTCCCCTCACCGTTGTTCTGATCCGGACCATGAAAGGCATTACTGCGTCGCTCGCGACCGTGAGACAGGGAACCGAGGCCGTCGGCGCCGGTCATCTCGATCACAGGATCGGCATGGCGGATAGGGATGAGATCGGGGAACTCTCCTGCGCCTTTGACCGCATGACGGACCGCTTGAGGAATACTACGGTTTCCAGAGACAGACTCCGCAAAGAGGTGGAAGAGCGAAAGGGGGCCGAAGAAGATGCGCGCCGGCAGGGAGAGTGGCTGCGGGTCACCCTCAGCAGCATCGGCGACGCGGTAATCGCCACGGACATCCAGGGCCGGATCAGCTTCCTCAATCCCGGCGCCGTAAGCCTGACGGGCTGGCAACTCGAAGAGGCCAAGGGCCGGTCGATCCAGGGCATCTTCCGGATCATCAACGAAAAGACCCGCAGCCCGGCCGAGGACATTGTGAACCGCGTGTTGCGCGAGGGGAACGTCGTCAACCTGGTCAATCATACCGCCCTTATTCACCGTGATGGCCG from Deltaproteobacteria bacterium includes:
- a CDS encoding zf-TFIIB domain-containing protein encodes the protein MAYEPSDREDEYFMKLDQERMAKIRSELDRQRQEESKLHRKDAHWMKCPKCGHDLEEINYQNVMVDRCRNCKGVWLDHGELELLGKGDAKVTKGFLQKVFG
- a CDS encoding NrtA/SsuA/CpmA family ABC transporter substrate-binding protein; this translates as MIKKGAVALTLFAVMLVGMVGCSRNEDPKPLEKLTLAVTPWPASAPLYVAHERGYFRDEGLDVTLHPYVSGHLGLDAVLAGKAELATAGETPIALAAMEGKPLSVAATVCEIDRAILIIARKDRGISKPCDLRGRRVGVVEGTTAHFFLHIYLITSHVDPNDIIMVPIAADRVVDVLLNGEVDAVSTWTPHTIMLLDRLGSNALVLHDANIYTMTWNLVAAQDFVKTHPGRIVKFLRAVVTANEFIAEKPEEAMAVVAAAIGAESPLFEKEWKDFKFVTVLEQSLIVNLEDQARWFRKRSSSKRTTPPDFTYFIHTDGLKAVRPEAVGITGT
- a CDS encoding histone deacetylase; translated protein: MRKTAIVKDERYLNHLPGKWHPESPERLKAIYAMLEHPEMAGIFLNLPARRATKEELLRIHSTRHVDMILATAGKGYRSLDPDTAVSEGSCEAALLAAGGMCDAISAVLSGEIDNAFTLVRPPGHHAEHSRGMGFCLFNNLAVGARHAQISHGIKRVLVVDWDLHHGNGTQHSFEEDPTNLYFSTHQYPYYPGSGASEQIGRGSGEGFTVNVPLSPGKGDGEYIAVFERILKPIALEFDPDLILVSAGFDIHADDPLGGMRVTSNGFAGLTRIIMGIADACCAGRVVMTLEGGYELKGLSSSVKAVIREMAGISDPLAQQALTPSEEESIEGIVGRAVKVHGRFWKNLTRTNQKIEK